The Juglans regia cultivar Chandler chromosome 10, Walnut 2.0, whole genome shotgun sequence genome includes the window AgacattttatttatcatttaattaatttaagtttaaataaaattagaaatttaattggGTATATTATTCTTCATCTAATAAGTTTAACGTAGTGAAATATATGgtttaattttcatttagttATAGTATAATAAGATAGTGGATGACGTGGCTTTATAGAAAGTAAAGCTCCATGCTATGGAAATGATATAGTATATAGATGCTATTATTGGATTCTAGGATTGGTGCTTCTTTTGGCATCTTTTTGGTTGACTCATTTGCTAATGGCTGCTGCATTTTGTTGAGGATGTGATTTAGTGCTACCGGATGGATTGAGCATGGATGTCTAAATGCTACAGTTGGGGTGTTCTAGTTGTGTTGCATCTACTGGAAGTGATATGCACTTAACTGTTCTTTCTCTTATCTGTGTAAATGGAGTGGGTTGCATTCATTGAAACTAATTGCTCTGAAATTGTGATGGTTTTATCTTTGTAGGTTGAAGTAGGTCTAGTCACCGCACTTGCTGATTTTGTTGACCTTGTTTGTTTGGCCCTGCTGTCAGACTTATTTGTGGGCTGCATTGATACTCTGTTTTGTACTGCTATAGTTTTTTATCGAAGGAAATCAATTACCCAGTTGTGGGGAGCTCAATGTTGGCTGGCAAACTGGTCCACTTTTCAACTTTGGCATCTTCACTTAGGACACACTTAAAATGGAACAAGGAGCTCTTAAAAAAAAGCACTTATAAATGATGCAACTCCTTGCTTATGACTTTTTCACCTTTTGATTCTTGGTAGGCCAGTGAATCTATCAGGAAGGAGTACGATCGGAAGTGTGATCAGCTTAGGCAGCAGTTTGCAAAGGATTGTAGTAGTCCAGTTATTGACAAAACCCGGGCAATTGTGAAGGATCTTCACTCACAAATAAGGGTGGCAATTCACTCTGTTGATTCAATATCTAAGCGAATTGAGAAAATTAGGGATGAAGAGCTGCAACCACAATTGGTAGAGTTGATCATGGGGTAAACAAATATTGTTTTCTACACCAAATTTATTCCTAATACTTTTTATTCCATCAGGATTTTACTCTGGACTAATTATGAGTTAACTATGAGACTATGTAGATTGACCAGAATGTGGAAGGCCATGCTTGAATGCCATCATGCACAGTACATCACCATCTCATTGGCATACCATTCAAGGACGTCGGCAGGAACTCCCCAAGGAAATACCCATGGTCAGATAATGTCTCAACTCCTATATGAGACTGAATGCTTTGGCTTAAGTTTTGCTGATTGGATTAACAGTCTCACATCATATGTGGAAGCTCTCAATGGTTGGCTGCAAAACTGCATCCTACAGCCACGAGAACGCTCCAGGGCCAGAAAGCCGTTATCCCCTCGTCGAGTTCTGGCACCACCTGTATTTGTTCTCTGTCGTGATTGGTCAGTTGGGCTTAAAGCTTTGCCATCTGATGAACTTAGTTgtgcaatcaaaacatttttattggaGGTGCACCAGTTGATGGAGCAACATGCCGAACAACCACAGAAGAAACTGGAACCTAGCGATGCAGAAAATGGAGAACCAGAAAGCAAAGAAAATCAGAAGGATGATGACGCTTCTTCCAATTTGTTTAGCATAAAAACAAGTTTGACAAAGATTCTTGATCAGCTGAAAAAGTTTTCGGAGGCTTCATTGAAAATGTATGAAGATATTAGACAGCAAAGTGAAACAGCTCGaattagatatttgaaaggtGGGCCAACTAGAACATAAAACGTTTATGCAATTATCGGAGTTTGTGGTTGGAATTAGATACTTGTAAATTTCATTAAAGTTGCAAAGTACTGGTAGGATCAAATATTTGGGGAGTTGTGTGAGAGAATACTAGCTAGTTTGGCTAGATTTTTGGAATCTCAAGGTGAAATCCTTAAATTTACGGGTTCGGATAACTTTTTTTCACACTGGAGTTTATGCTAACATGTCTGTCTACTCACTTTTCTTACAAGCTGATTTGGTAAAGGATAACAAACCTTATTATTGCCAATAGATTTACTACATGCATCAAGTTGCTTCgccatgcatattttatttaaaaaaaaaaaaaagaccactATTAAAAGGTtggtttttctcttctttctaattctctcttcttttttcctttcttctccaGGCGTAGAGCCAAGGCAAAAATCCATAGCTGTTGGTCTGCCATGAGCACCagggtttttgttttgatttagggcttttttttttttttttttttgaattaggaCGTCCTTTCCTCTTTGGGGTTGATTTTGTGTAGATTTATATTTCGTGTAGATGTAGATCTGGAGATCCACctatattttgtgtagataTGGTGATTTTCATGGTAGTCAGACAATTGGATGTACTTACTACCCGCCAAGGCGAAGGTGCTATCAGCCCGTATAGTACaacttatttttcataattaaaatttgtatttcgaattaaaaaaattggtgaTGATTACAAATTAGAATCAATCACGTATAACGTATTGTTTCAACTTTTGAGTACATTATTCTTCCCCAAACCCCTATGAGAAATGAGATGCCAACATGGGTTTCAGACCAACGATATTGACTACCTATTTAACATGGTGGTGAATCAAAAACACTTGGACATCAGCAATCATTTCGAATGGAATTTTATGCTGCTTTTTTCCCCCCATATAGGGATTAGAATCCCACGTACTGGGTGTACTGAGAGTAAGCATCAGACTGCATGGCAATAGGCGCCCGTGTAACATGATCGGGCAGATCAAATGCATCTATAAGTTCCCCTGCAATGTTCCTCACTTGGAAACTCAAGTATTCTGCGAGCTTGTGGATTGcctgcaaaacaaaaatatgcaactatcaattatttaagatataaCGAATAATTAGACAAAAAATGTCACATTTTGTTCTTCTTCTGCAGTAAGGCAGGTCAAAATCTTCCCATGCTTCAATAGCATTCTGTATGTATAACATATCTCAAAATATCAATAACGTTCTTAAATTCATTAGCCTTTATGGTAGAATACCTTAGCTTTGTTGGGTGCCACATAGTCAACGTTACGGTAGGTTCCTATATCCTTCCAGATTCGATCCAAGGCATAGAGATCACAAACAAGTTTCAAAGCAGCTCGGGAACTTGCATCCGGACAGCTGCCAATCACACCAAATTAAAAACCCAAGATTCATGAAGGAAAATGTAAAAGAATATTTGAGACTCAGATTTGGAGAGGAGATACCTCTTCACCGATTCAATAAATTTTGCGAGGATGACAGATTCAATATGGGACTCAGCAAGCGTCAAAAGGTGATTCAAACACCTGTTCCAAGCACCGAAGTTTCCAAGAGTTTTGGTGTGTTTGTTTAGTCTCACAGCAACACTTTGAAGCAATCGAGATGTTCGATACtgcaacaaaaaagaaataaaacacaacCAGCAATTTATGTAAGCCATAACTGTATGGATTCATTGTTTACAACAATTGAACTTTGTAAATCGCAGAACTGAGATAAAACTCACTCTGAAGGCGTCCAACTGGAACTTAGGATCCCGCAAATGGTCCTCACTTTCCCACCTAGCAGTTACTGGATTTGGCTGAGACAGATAAGTGTTCATGGATTCTCTCAAGTAGTTCCATGTAACTGCAAGTGTCCCACCTTGGAATTTCTCCTTGTATTGCTTCAAGAGATCAGCGGCCACCTGCATCACAAGGGAAAGGTTCAAGAGTTTAGTTTccataaaagagagaaattaaggTTTACAAGTACTGCAAACACATTTACATAATACGGGATACGAAATTATGGTGCATATACATAATACGGGATACGAAATTATGGTGAATGTTAGCATCCTGACAAGTGATGCTCAAAATTGGCACTCATCTACTTAACAGTGCAATGCCATAAGAAAGGGTTTTTTCCCAGAATATATTAACCCTGCAAGGTAGTCATCTACTTCATATTTCACTTATAGCTCAAATAGTGCCCttctatttcatattatttcatatttcccaaaacccaagtCTCCATAGAAAATTTGTTCATACAGCAGTCTCCTATGTATAAATGGAAGCTAGAACCCTCGAAGGTAACCACAAAGCATAATCTTATCTATTGGAAGCACACCTCTACTGCCTTGGAATGGCAAAGGATGCAATGTTCAGGCAGCTCACCCTGAATTTACACTAAAGGACAGgctattaagaaaatatacacGGAAGCTTGAGTTCACACTGGCTTTTCAAACCTAATTTGGGGTCTTTATTTTTCAGGCACCTCACAATATCAGCCACTCGAGTAgcataatgttgattttttagcCCTGCTCTGTGTTTCCACCTGACTACACTTCGGAACAGCACAAGGCAGGGTGGGTCCATATGGCGGAGAAGTGCTATTCTAGTACTAAACTAACCCTGTATTCATTCCTACCCCTTCTGAAAATAGCTCCATCAATTTAGGTGCTCTCATGCTTTATCAGATGCAACAAACTAGGAGTCTACATCATCAAAGTCTTGAGCAAAATGTGTAACAGGATGGGATTTGTCTGCAACCTGTTGTAGCAGCACTGTATTGTCCCCTTCAAACGTCTGAAAAATGTCATGATCATTCCTCAAACTACCAAACCGGTTCACAGCAGCATACCCATGACCTCCACAAGCTTCCCTGCAGATGCTCAGTGACTTTGCAGTGTAAGATGTCACGTATGCCTTGAGGCCTGCCGAAAGTGCATGGACATCGCCAACCAATTGTTCATCATGAGACTTCTTCATCTCTGAATATATTTCCACCAaatgcaaagtggcaaagtggAATGCATAAGTTGAAGCCAGCATTGGCATGAGCTTGTGCTGTTGAGACTGGTAATCAAGAATACTGACTTCTGGTTGCTTGGGAGGGCCAAACTGCTGGCGCAATAAAGAATATCGGATTGCAATTGTAGCAGCTATCTTAAGGACACCAACTGAAGAATATGCAAGACCTACCCTCCCACCTACAAGTTCCCCTAATGTGGCAgcaaatcttttatttattgttgggAGGCTACTTGTATATTTTCCATCTCGGGAGACATCTCCAAATCGATTAAGGAGATTATCTCGAGGAATTCTGACTGAACGGAATCTCAACGCTCCATTATCCACACCATTCAAGCCCACTTTGTGGCCACAATCATGAATTTCAATCCCTGGAAGTGTTTGGTGGGTCTTCAAATCTCTTATTGGAACGACGAAGGCATGCACTCCCATATCAGAAACTCCTTTCGTGTCGTGAGTTGGCAACATCAGCTTAGCAAAGACAGTGGCAAACTTGCCATGAACTGCAGCATTACCAATCCACCATTTGATGGCCCCATCATTGGGTGTGTCAATTACAAATTCATCTGTGATTGGATCAAATGTAGCAACCGTTTGGAGGCCTTGAACATTTGAGCCTTTTAAgcacaaaaacaaaagacagCTTAGGTTAGATATGCATGCCAAGAAAAGTGGCAATGATGAAGAACAAAGAGCTAAGAAACATCAACAAGAAATACATATTGACCATATCAAGAACAAAACCAAATCGGAACCAAATTTTGGGGTGgtgtggggagagagagagagagagaacaaaaaagtAGATGGTGAAAGCAAATAACAGGTGACTCCATTCTCTGATATTGATACAGTGAAAGTAACGTTCCAAAT containing:
- the LOC109009398 gene encoding acyl-coenzyme A oxidase 2, peroxisomal, translated to MDTPDLNRNWTEDEENQPIGRRIQRLSLHLTPVPRQLGDLQLRTLTCAARTKLNVDAKSLSFFMRGKHRDIQEKVFYFFNARPELQTPVEISKDDHRELCMRQLLALVREAGVRPFKYVTDEPSKYFAILEAVGSVDMSLGIKMGVQYSLWGGSVLNLGTKKHKVKYYDGIDNMEYPGCFAMTELHHGSNVQGLQTVATFDPITDEFVIDTPNDGAIKWWIGNAAVHGKFATVFAKLMLPTHDTKGVSDMGVHAFVVPIRDLKTHQTLPGIEIHDCGHKVGLNGVDNGALRFRSVRIPRDNLLNRFGDVSRDGKYTSSLPTINKRFAATLGELVGGRVGLAYSSVGVLKIAATIAIRYSLLRQQFGPPKQPEVSILDYQSQQHKLMPMLASTYAFHFATLHLVEIYSEMKKSHDEQLVGDVHALSAGLKAYVTSYTAKSLSICREACGGHGYAAVNRFGSLRNDHDIFQTFEGDNTVLLQQVAADLLKQYKEKFQGGTLAVTWNYLRESMNTYLSQPNPVTARWESEDHLRDPKFQLDAFRYRTSRLLQSVAVRLNKHTKTLGNFGAWNRCLNHLLTLAESHIESVILAKFIESVKSCPDASSRAALKLVCDLYALDRIWKDIGTYRNVDYVAPNKAKAIHKLAEYLSFQVRNIAGELIDAFDLPDHVTRAPIAMQSDAYSQYTQYVGF